A genomic segment from Desulfonatronum lacustre DSM 10312 encodes:
- a CDS encoding response regulator translates to MSKRIMTVDDSSSVRQMVGFTLKDAGYEVVEAVDGKDALTKLSGPVDMIITDLNMPNMDGIELIRQVRALPNYKFVPIVMLTTESQVEKKQVGKEAGATGWIVKPFKPEQLLAVVKKVVR, encoded by the coding sequence ATGTCCAAGCGAATTATGACCGTGGATGATTCCAGCAGCGTTCGTCAGATGGTCGGCTTTACTCTGAAGGACGCCGGCTACGAGGTCGTCGAGGCCGTGGATGGAAAAGACGCACTGACAAAGCTGTCCGGGCCCGTGGACATGATCATCACGGACTTGAACATGCCGAACATGGACGGCATCGAGTTGATCCGCCAAGTCCGGGCCCTGCCCAACTACAAGTTCGTTCCCATCGTGATGCTGACCACGGAGTCCCAGGTTGAAAAGAAGCAGGTCGGCAAGGAAGCCGGGGCCACGGGGTGGATCGTCAAGCCGTTCAAGCCGGAGCAATTGCTGGCCGTGGTGAAGAAGGTCGTCAGGTAG
- a CDS encoding STAS domain-containing protein has translation MGEWEISIPEPTTRVLKLSGRWGVEGAEELHQAFTQLLEQATDIGVALHVDLEGLEDVDLAFFQVLGSATKSMGSNGLHFVNIPEHVMTKAEWIGFAPRHVVGIFRKGA, from the coding sequence ATGGGAGAATGGGAGATATCCATTCCGGAACCCACGACCCGGGTGCTGAAGCTTTCCGGGCGCTGGGGGGTGGAAGGAGCCGAGGAGCTGCACCAGGCATTTACGCAACTTCTCGAACAGGCGACGGATATCGGAGTCGCGCTCCATGTCGACTTGGAAGGCCTGGAAGACGTGGATTTGGCTTTTTTTCAGGTCCTCGGTTCAGCGACTAAATCGATGGGGTCGAATGGACTGCATTTCGTGAACATCCCGGAGCACGTCATGACGAAAGCGGAGTGGATAGGCTTTGCTCCCCGGCATGTCGTCGGGATTTTTAGGAAAGGAGCTTAA
- a CDS encoding methyl-accepting chemotaxis protein: MAAESTTHSGFNPERFPEHAREWAQSLEALGRDVARVIPDREEAFLALGADIQAFSSKSKAMAKQAAALTELTAGQEIVQIVETLGGELDQINAVCGLSCRRDDLHRLEQVVELIGSLERRTGSFRKIVRTLQMLGVTTRIESARLGEKGRGFMNLAGQVDSLGRNIIDHWAKIQADAKHLGEQVSSALVRTDTLVREQQAVTEEALSSGQANLATLGRLSEHSADASRTLSRRTGEVSRHVGSIVASLQFHDITRQQVEHVCEAVEDMVRMLGEEAENGTSEADHQRMQETACWIADVCSLQASQLSHCSKAFEQAIDTLIADLSSIAETVNGLNRDLGGMLRSEGDSSRNVLDQIGANVHHLIDFMRGFGAKSEELGAIMVRVAETVAQMAGFVGNIEEVGSEIELIALNASVQAAHTGDEGLALGVLAGAIQRLSMDARTVTDEVAGELRAIADHALELQKLSDVSADARRMEQMMGRLEEMINSLRNLNRQTMDMFDEIRADGDVLCQDLQAQIEGITFHHDVLQDLTRARGTFEQLADQALVQSSADCDPSRRPERLKELLARYTMEAERMVHLGGEHGEAAAAESDDVELFGDDDGVELFGDGDAVELFGDNYVELFESDDGVELFDDLESESKDDKRRKEDFGDNVELF, encoded by the coding sequence ATGGCTGCCGAATCGACGACGCATTCCGGCTTTAATCCGGAACGGTTTCCGGAACATGCCCGGGAGTGGGCCCAGAGCCTGGAGGCTCTGGGCCGCGATGTGGCCCGGGTCATTCCGGATCGGGAAGAGGCGTTTTTGGCCTTGGGCGCGGACATCCAGGCCTTTTCGTCCAAGTCCAAGGCCATGGCCAAGCAAGCCGCGGCCCTGACCGAACTGACCGCCGGCCAAGAGATCGTCCAGATCGTCGAGACCCTGGGCGGCGAGCTGGACCAGATCAATGCGGTTTGCGGCCTGTCCTGCCGAAGGGACGATCTGCATCGGCTGGAGCAGGTGGTGGAGCTGATCGGTTCCCTGGAGCGACGCACCGGCAGTTTCCGCAAAATCGTCCGCACTTTGCAAATGCTCGGCGTAACCACGCGGATCGAAAGCGCCCGGCTGGGGGAGAAGGGCCGGGGGTTCATGAATCTGGCCGGGCAGGTGGACAGCCTGGGCCGGAACATCATCGATCACTGGGCCAAGATCCAGGCCGACGCCAAGCACCTGGGCGAACAGGTTTCCTCGGCCCTGGTCCGGACCGACACCCTGGTCCGGGAACAACAGGCCGTGACCGAGGAGGCCCTGAGCAGCGGCCAGGCTAACTTGGCGACCCTGGGCCGCCTGTCCGAGCATTCCGCCGACGCTTCGCGGACATTGTCCAGGCGGACCGGAGAGGTCAGCCGCCATGTCGGCTCCATTGTCGCCTCCCTCCAGTTTCACGACATCACCCGGCAGCAGGTGGAGCACGTCTGCGAGGCCGTGGAAGACATGGTCCGGATGCTCGGCGAGGAAGCGGAGAACGGAACCAGTGAGGCCGATCACCAGAGAATGCAGGAGACGGCGTGCTGGATCGCGGATGTCTGTTCCTTGCAGGCCTCCCAGCTAAGCCATTGCAGCAAGGCCTTTGAACAGGCCATCGACACCCTGATCGCCGACTTGTCCAGCATTGCCGAGACCGTGAACGGCCTGAACCGGGACCTGGGCGGAATGCTGCGTTCCGAAGGGGATTCCAGCCGGAATGTGCTGGACCAGATTGGGGCCAATGTCCACCATTTAATCGACTTCATGCGCGGGTTCGGGGCCAAGAGCGAGGAACTGGGCGCGATCATGGTCCGGGTGGCCGAGACCGTGGCCCAGATGGCCGGGTTTGTCGGGAACATCGAGGAAGTGGGCTCGGAGATCGAGCTGATCGCCCTGAACGCCAGCGTCCAGGCGGCCCACACCGGCGACGAGGGGCTGGCCCTGGGCGTTCTGGCCGGGGCCATTCAGCGCCTGTCCATGGACGCCAGGACCGTGACCGACGAGGTGGCCGGGGAATTGCGGGCCATAGCCGACCATGCCCTGGAACTGCAAAAGCTGTCCGACGTTTCCGCGGACGCCCGGCGGATGGAGCAAATGATGGGGCGGCTGGAGGAAATGATCAACAGCTTGCGCAACCTGAACCGGCAAACCATGGACATGTTCGACGAAATTCGGGCCGATGGAGACGTTCTGTGTCAAGACCTTCAAGCCCAGATTGAAGGGATCACTTTTCACCATGACGTGCTTCAGGACTTGACCCGGGCCAGGGGGACCTTTGAGCAGCTCGCGGACCAGGCCTTGGTCCAATCCTCGGCGGACTGTGATCCGTCCAGGCGACCCGAGCGTTTGAAGGAACTGTTGGCCCGATATACCATGGAAGCCGAGCGCATGGTCCATCTGGGGGGAGAGCACGGCGAGGCCGCCGCGGCGGAAAGCGACGACGTGGAGTTGTTCGGCGATGATGACGGTGTCGAGCTGTTCGGCGACGGCGATGCCGTTGAACTGTTCGGTGACAACTACGTGGAGTTGTTTGAAAGCGACGACGGCGTGGAGTTGTTCGACGATCTTGAATCCGAGAGCAAGGACGACAAACGTCGCAAGGAAGATTTCGGCGACAACGTGGAATTGTTTTGA
- a CDS encoding methyl-accepting chemotaxis protein, protein MAGTNQVNPRVMVWGLSIVALGFFAAAQWSEFWWLFGFGAVALGWAAFFATSSAGKPSPLAVQAAEAVADGKPVDLEALEQSGGVDGLLGGLVRAVQDNRRDVRFLRQGLADLKAPVLLCDAQRRIVSANAAFCAVLGKTEDQIRTKPLKDVLFGSSGGAASAVELETALAEGRALDAELSLKLANGKAWSVRCVLAPVRDGAEPLSGFVLLCMDMGAMKEQRDRLEDENRKRQVLGEEINELSQRVASASEELSASADEQARGAMQQKGQTDSVATAMEEMAATVLEVAKNSSNASQAAEEAKASASEGVVLVEKAVAGINGVAGSARELAQVLTQLNEQAGAIGKIINVINDIADQTNLLALNAAIEAARAGDAGRGFAVVADEVRKLAEKTMTATKEVEHAVLTIQGRSKDAVASMEQTERQVRESTELSNKAGESLRLIMQRVEEVVSQVSQIAAAAEEQSAAAEEINHSIEGIAQIAHEADEGAGQTAAATRDLAQLAQELLSASQKFSGAGSDMSKLAASEGQMKGVLPKLMQEFVKEKFGQDVYKKLQEELGSPVFLPTASYPDQVLQQMAGIVSRITKKSKRDVLIGLGMYTVPQFHKMYGRYFNAKNLKDFYLKMNDIHAQLTKDHPGIKPPNFTYEDKGDVLFMNYRSKRGLFDYFEGILKSAAQFMKERVDVTVKPLDEHTARAEIRFHK, encoded by the coding sequence ATGGCGGGAACGAATCAGGTGAATCCGCGAGTCATGGTTTGGGGGCTGAGCATTGTCGCGCTGGGTTTTTTCGCCGCGGCGCAGTGGTCGGAATTTTGGTGGCTGTTCGGTTTCGGCGCGGTGGCGCTGGGCTGGGCGGCCTTTTTTGCGACCTCGTCCGCGGGCAAGCCCTCACCTCTGGCCGTGCAGGCCGCGGAGGCCGTGGCGGACGGCAAGCCTGTTGACCTGGAAGCCTTGGAGCAATCCGGCGGCGTGGACGGGTTGCTCGGCGGGTTGGTCCGCGCGGTCCAGGACAACCGGCGTGACGTCCGCTTTCTGCGCCAGGGATTGGCCGACCTGAAAGCCCCGGTGCTGCTCTGCGACGCCCAGCGGCGGATCGTCTCCGCCAACGCGGCCTTTTGCGCGGTTCTGGGCAAAACCGAAGACCAGATTCGGACCAAACCGCTGAAGGATGTCCTGTTCGGCTCTTCCGGCGGAGCTGCCTCGGCGGTGGAGCTGGAAACGGCGTTGGCCGAAGGACGGGCGCTGGACGCGGAGCTTTCCCTGAAGCTGGCCAATGGGAAAGCCTGGTCCGTGCGCTGCGTGCTGGCTCCGGTGCGGGACGGCGCGGAGCCGCTGAGCGGTTTTGTGTTGCTGTGCATGGACATGGGCGCCATGAAGGAGCAACGGGATCGCCTGGAGGATGAGAACCGCAAGCGCCAGGTTTTAGGCGAGGAGATCAACGAATTGTCCCAGCGTGTGGCCTCGGCCTCGGAGGAGCTTTCGGCCTCGGCCGACGAGCAGGCCCGAGGAGCCATGCAGCAAAAGGGGCAGACCGATTCCGTGGCCACGGCCATGGAGGAAATGGCGGCCACGGTTCTGGAGGTGGCCAAGAATTCGTCCAATGCTTCCCAGGCGGCCGAAGAAGCCAAGGCTTCAGCCAGCGAGGGGGTGGTGCTGGTGGAAAAGGCTGTGGCCGGGATCAACGGCGTGGCCGGTTCGGCCCGTGAGTTGGCCCAGGTGCTGACCCAGCTCAATGAACAGGCCGGGGCCATCGGCAAGATCATCAACGTGATCAACGATATCGCGGACCAGACCAATCTCTTGGCCTTGAACGCGGCCATCGAAGCGGCTCGGGCCGGAGACGCCGGGCGAGGGTTCGCCGTGGTGGCCGACGAAGTGCGCAAGCTGGCCGAGAAGACCATGACCGCGACAAAGGAAGTGGAGCACGCCGTCCTGACCATCCAGGGTCGGTCCAAGGACGCGGTGGCCTCCATGGAACAGACCGAGCGCCAGGTCCGGGAAAGCACCGAACTCTCCAATAAGGCCGGCGAATCCCTGCGCTTGATCATGCAGCGGGTAGAGGAGGTGGTTTCCCAGGTCTCCCAGATCGCCGCCGCCGCGGAAGAGCAGTCCGCCGCCGCGGAAGAAATCAACCACAGCATCGAGGGCATCGCCCAGATCGCCCATGAAGCCGACGAGGGCGCGGGCCAGACCGCCGCGGCCACCCGGGACTTGGCTCAATTGGCTCAGGAATTGCTTTCCGCCTCTCAGAAATTCAGCGGAGCCGGGTCGGACATGAGCAAACTGGCGGCTTCGGAAGGGCAGATGAAAGGGGTGCTGCCCAAGCTGATGCAGGAATTCGTCAAGGAGAAATTCGGCCAGGACGTTTACAAAAAGCTGCAAGAAGAACTGGGCAGTCCGGTCTTCCTGCCCACGGCCAGCTATCCGGATCAGGTCTTGCAGCAAATGGCCGGGATCGTCAGCCGGATCACCAAGAAGAGCAAGCGGGATGTGCTCATAGGCCTGGGGATGTACACCGTGCCTCAGTTTCACAAGATGTACGGGCGCTATTTCAACGCCAAGAATCTCAAGGATTTCTATCTGAAAATGAACGACATCCACGCCCAGCTGACCAAGGATCATCCGGGCATCAAGCCGCCCAACTTCACCTATGAGGACAAGGGCGACGTACTGTTCATGAACTACCGCTCCAAGCGCGGGCTGTTCGACTACTTCGAGGGCATTTTGAAGAGCGCGGCCCAGTTCATGAAGGAACGGGTGGACGTGACGGTCAAGCCGCTGGACGAGCACACGGCCAGGGCGGAAATCCGGTTCCACAAGTAA